A stretch of Endozoicomonas sp. SCSIO W0465 DNA encodes these proteins:
- a CDS encoding isoamylase early set domain-containing protein: protein MLKKKTIKKTAETEVTFEFAQPGIKSVSLVADFNQWQPVTMKYHKKENAFRTKVKLPGDNTFHFRYLLDETIWENDHNADDYVPNPYGSDNSVVYTKIKK from the coding sequence ATGCTGAAGAAAAAAACGATCAAAAAAACAGCGGAAACCGAAGTGACGTTTGAGTTCGCTCAACCGGGCATCAAGTCCGTGTCGCTGGTTGCGGACTTTAATCAGTGGCAACCGGTCACCATGAAATACCACAAAAAAGAAAACGCCTTCCGGACCAAAGTAAAGCTGCCCGGCGACAATACCTTCCATTTCCGTTACCTGCTGGATGAGACCATCTGGGAGAACGACCATAACGCAGACGACTACGTGCCCAACCCTTACGGCAGTGATAACAGTGTGGTCTACACAAAGATCAAGAAGTAA
- a CDS encoding IS66 family transposase: MSGVSLLDSEPVKYIERQVFEPGRPGEFEVTAHRAEVKICTCGCRNQAEFPEGVTAAAQYGSATQAMAVYLNQYHFLPFKRVSEYFNTLYKMSVSAGTVANFVARTYENLASTEEVIRDALRESSVAGADETGMRAEGSLHWLHVMRDEQWTLYYLSEKRGREAMDTMGILLTFAGVLVHDHWKSYFAYAATHVLCNAHHLRELLGVVDRDSNQLALRLMKLLRLSWHYCKGFKTIGMLQMPSVVCERIEKIYDRLLQRALMKEVVYMEKQREELKRKKVKNTKAYNLFKRLTEFKAETLRFMSDFTIPFDNNGSERDVRMAKLKQKISGCFRSADGGSMFARIRSYLSSARKQGMDIYQSLHRAVRNYCNMPLLSAE; encoded by the coding sequence ATGTCAGGCGTCTCTCTTCTTGATAGTGAGCCGGTCAAATATATTGAACGACAGGTGTTTGAACCAGGGAGACCGGGTGAATTTGAAGTAACGGCCCATAGAGCTGAAGTAAAAATCTGCACTTGTGGTTGTCGGAATCAGGCTGAATTCCCGGAAGGTGTTACCGCTGCCGCACAATATGGCTCAGCCACACAGGCTATGGCCGTCTATCTTAACCAATACCATTTCCTGCCTTTTAAGCGCGTGTCAGAGTATTTTAATACTCTCTATAAAATGAGTGTAAGTGCAGGCACTGTCGCCAATTTTGTGGCCAGAACCTATGAAAATCTGGCTTCTACTGAAGAGGTTATTCGTGACGCCTTGCGGGAATCGTCTGTTGCCGGAGCCGATGAAACGGGTATGCGGGCCGAGGGCTCTTTGCACTGGCTACACGTTATGCGGGATGAACAATGGACGCTCTACTACTTGTCTGAAAAGCGAGGTCGTGAGGCCATGGACACGATGGGCATACTGCTAACATTTGCAGGCGTTCTGGTTCATGATCATTGGAAATCCTATTTTGCATATGCGGCAACTCACGTACTTTGCAATGCCCATCACCTGAGGGAGCTTTTGGGTGTTGTTGATAGGGACAGCAATCAACTGGCGTTGCGATTGATGAAGCTACTGAGGCTTTCCTGGCATTACTGCAAGGGCTTTAAGACCATAGGTATGCTACAGATGCCAAGTGTTGTCTGTGAACGAATCGAGAAGATTTATGACCGGTTGCTTCAGCGGGCTCTAATGAAAGAAGTCGTCTATATGGAGAAGCAACGAGAGGAGCTTAAGCGCAAGAAAGTCAAGAATACTAAAGCTTACAATCTCTTCAAACGACTCACTGAGTTCAAGGCTGAGACACTGCGCTTCATGTCAGATTTTACCATTCCCTTCGATAACAATGGCAGTGAGCGGGATGTTCGAATGGCCAAGTTAAAGCAGAAAATCTCAGGCTGCTTCAGGAGTGCAGACGGTGGTTCTATGTTTGCACGGATTCGCAGCTATTTGTCGTCTGCCAGAAAACAGGGAATGGACATATATCAATCACTTCATAGAGCTGTTCGGAATTACTGTAATATGCCTTTGCTCAGTGCTGAATAG
- a CDS encoding DUF6444 domain-containing protein: MIPELPATMSAEILLKENAELRMRVACLEERCRELEEKVGKNSQNSSKPPSSDGYQKPCKNSNSPDHSDDLSADKGTDPSDEKPNPKSLRQSSGNKAGGKKGHQGTCLKQVDIPDYIEYLPVKECNKCQASLFLIVSRSNILNDRCLNQGDRVNLK; this comes from the coding sequence ATGATTCCAGAACTACCCGCAACTATGTCGGCTGAGATTCTCTTGAAAGAGAATGCAGAGCTGCGGATGAGAGTTGCCTGTCTGGAAGAGCGATGTCGAGAATTGGAAGAAAAGGTTGGCAAGAACAGTCAAAACAGCAGCAAGCCGCCATCGTCTGATGGTTATCAAAAACCTTGTAAAAACAGTAATTCTCCAGATCATTCTGACGACCTTTCCGCAGATAAAGGTACCGATCCATCGGATGAAAAACCCAATCCTAAAAGTCTGAGACAGTCTTCTGGTAATAAAGCCGGTGGAAAGAAAGGGCATCAGGGCACTTGTCTTAAACAGGTCGATATCCCTGACTATATTGAGTACCTTCCGGTTAAAGAATGCAATAAATGTCAGGCGTCTCTCTTCTTGATAGTGAGCCGGTCAAATATATTGAACGACAGGTGTTTGAACCAGGGAGACCGGGTGAATTTGAAGTAA
- a CDS encoding TM2 domain-containing protein, translating to MNDTHSKVIGYVLWVFGFLGAHRFYYGKPVTGTIWLFTFGLFGIGWLIDLFLIPAMDREADLRFHSGQYDYSVTWILLTFLGLFGVHRMYLGKWISGVLYLFTLGFFGLGVIYDFWTLNDQISIKNREYCPELKNGFKG from the coding sequence ATGAACGACACTCATAGTAAAGTTATCGGTTACGTGCTCTGGGTTTTTGGTTTTCTTGGTGCTCACCGATTTTATTATGGCAAACCAGTAACCGGCACAATCTGGTTGTTCACTTTTGGTCTCTTCGGCATTGGTTGGCTGATCGATCTTTTCCTTATTCCGGCCATGGACCGGGAAGCAGATCTTCGTTTTCATAGTGGTCAGTACGATTACTCAGTTACTTGGATCTTGCTGACTTTCCTGGGGCTATTCGGCGTTCACCGTATGTATCTGGGGAAATGGATATCCGGAGTTTTGTATCTGTTTACCCTTGGCTTTTTTGGGCTTGGTGTTATTTATGACTTTTGGACGCTGAATGACCAGATTTCTATTAAAAACAGGGAATATTGTCCTGAACTAAAAAATGGTTTCAAGGGTTGA